The proteins below are encoded in one region of Fibrella aestuarina BUZ 2:
- a CDS encoding DUF4385 domain-containing protein, producing the protein MATNAKADRQFNYDLDYRNLDLRQQPELYRVGKGEMGVLLVRPYKDEILPHWRFKTPEIARESSEKIYQLFLDYKAQGDFVGMDMARKFLQMGYTRSRRYANHASGQKYDGPVPADKKGQSGAHGREQLPRVEDPVKAESARIFYGVYLKAREDPDYKQLRKAWQEKYG; encoded by the coding sequence ATGGCCACCAACGCTAAAGCTGACCGGCAATTCAACTACGACCTCGATTACCGCAACCTTGATTTGCGGCAGCAGCCCGAGCTATACCGCGTGGGTAAAGGCGAAATGGGTGTGCTACTCGTGCGGCCCTACAAAGACGAGATTTTACCCCATTGGCGGTTCAAAACGCCCGAGATCGCCCGCGAGTCGTCGGAGAAAATCTACCAGCTGTTTCTCGATTACAAAGCGCAGGGCGATTTTGTGGGTATGGATATGGCCCGGAAGTTTTTGCAGATGGGCTATACGCGTTCGCGGCGCTATGCCAACCACGCCTCCGGCCAGAAGTACGACGGGCCCGTCCCCGCCGACAAAAAAGGGCAGTCGGGTGCCCACGGTCGTGAGCAGCTACCGCGCGTCGAAGACCCGGTCAAGGCGGAATCGGCCCGGATTTTTTATGGCGTCTACCTGAAAGCGCGCGAAGACCCCGACTACAAGCAATTGCGCAAAGCCTGGCAGGAGAAATACGGCTAG
- a CDS encoding glycosyltransferase family 9 protein — protein MTDWTPNPDVLLAHSHDTDRYLALLETAGSQRPAGARLSLCLSEADRHMAHWLLALHRIDLTLPWLVLHPGVSDEKSGYSARYVAEAAQTLIREHGYQLILTGSAAERSFADAVAQHLTGRVVNLTGQLALGPLTALLAEAPLLLTSNRGPVHMAAALQTPVVVMAVDATTVPTPLPQPLPVATDVPSSSHTRHTVRQSLPPGVPLQRLVDAVLALVTSQKSVVC, from the coding sequence ATGACCGACTGGACACCTAACCCGGACGTGCTGCTGGCCCACAGCCACGATACGGACCGCTACTTGGCTTTACTCGAAACAGCAGGTAGCCAACGGCCCGCTGGCGCCCGTCTGTCGCTTTGCCTATCCGAAGCCGACCGCCACATGGCCCACTGGCTCCTGGCCCTGCATCGCATTGACCTTACCTTGCCCTGGCTCGTGTTGCACCCGGGTGTCAGCGACGAGAAAAGTGGCTATTCGGCCAGGTACGTTGCCGAAGCTGCCCAAACCCTGATTCGGGAACACGGCTACCAGCTTATCCTGACCGGATCAGCCGCCGAACGCTCCTTTGCCGACGCTGTCGCCCAGCACCTGACAGGCCGGGTCGTCAACCTGACGGGTCAGTTGGCGCTGGGCCCGCTAACCGCCCTGCTCGCCGAAGCGCCCCTATTGCTGACCAGCAACCGGGGCCCGGTGCATATGGCGGCGGCGTTGCAAACACCAGTCGTGGTGATGGCCGTCGATGCCACTACGGTACCGACGCCCTTACCACAACCTTTGCCGGTGGCCACTGACGTACCCAGTTCTTCCCACACCCGGCATACCGTGCGGCAGTCGCTCCCACCGGGGGTTCCGCTCCAACGGCTTGTTGATGCCGTGCTGGCGCTGGTTACCAGCCAGAAGTCAGTCGTCTGTTAA
- a CDS encoding helix-turn-helix domain-containing protein — protein METAVEVSTLATRVKELRRLLGKSAETFADETGIGLGALRHIEQGRTLNPGINVVEQVCTRYGVSEKWLIRNMGPVFDAPDKMEAQLSETLSKLNQAYQQLDQVQAEVAGKETIIQGLLALSGAKPTRPTQTKQRLGKGNDVVHSPLQRGRFGPNFSQLGHVGGYIAR, from the coding sequence ATGGAAACGGCAGTAGAAGTATCAACCTTAGCCACCCGTGTTAAGGAGCTGCGCAGGCTTCTAGGTAAGTCAGCGGAAACGTTTGCCGACGAAACAGGCATTGGGCTCGGTGCGCTTCGCCATATAGAGCAGGGGCGAACGCTGAATCCTGGTATTAATGTGGTCGAACAGGTCTGCACGAGGTACGGCGTTAGTGAAAAATGGCTCATACGTAATATGGGGCCGGTTTTCGATGCGCCGGACAAGATGGAGGCTCAGCTGAGTGAAACGCTGTCTAAACTGAATCAGGCTTACCAACAGCTCGACCAGGTGCAGGCAGAGGTCGCCGGTAAAGAGACCATAATTCAGGGACTACTGGCCTTGAGTGGGGCAAAGCCAACTAGACCAACCCAGACAAAGCAGCGTTTGGGAAAGGGTAACGATGTAGTTCATAGTCCATTGCAGCGCGGCCGTTTTGGACCTAATTTTTCACAACTAGGCCACGTTGGGGGCTACATCGCACGTTAA
- a CDS encoding homoserine kinase: MNEIRVFAPATVANVACGFDIFGFAVDQPGDEVWLKLVDQPGVRIIDIIGDQGRLPREAARNTAGIAIQVFLQKIGRTDVGFEMILTKHMPLGSGLGSSAASAVAGVFAANELLGRPLTTLELLPFAMEGERVACGSAHADNVGPSLLGGFVVVRSYSPLDVIRIDTPASLFATIVHPDVEVNTKDARYILKNEVSLKNAITQMGNVAGLIAGLTKPDYDLIGRSMVDVIIEPVRSILIPEFNEVKQAALDNGALGCSISGSGPSMFALSRDLETAQAVGSAMQQAFLSVGITGEVYVSGINTVGPRVIECIMNDV, encoded by the coding sequence GTGAACGAAATACGTGTATTTGCGCCCGCTACGGTGGCCAATGTGGCCTGTGGCTTTGATATATTCGGATTTGCCGTCGATCAGCCCGGCGATGAGGTATGGCTTAAGCTAGTCGATCAGCCCGGTGTCCGCATCATCGACATTATCGGTGATCAGGGGCGGTTGCCGCGCGAGGCTGCCCGCAACACGGCTGGCATTGCCATTCAGGTATTCCTTCAGAAAATTGGCCGTACCGATGTCGGGTTCGAGATGATCCTGACCAAGCATATGCCGCTGGGTAGCGGGCTGGGGTCGAGTGCCGCCAGCGCGGTAGCGGGCGTTTTTGCCGCCAACGAACTCTTGGGCCGCCCCCTGACGACGCTGGAACTGCTCCCCTTTGCGATGGAAGGCGAGCGCGTAGCCTGCGGTTCGGCTCATGCCGACAACGTGGGGCCGTCATTGCTGGGTGGCTTTGTGGTGGTACGGAGTTACTCGCCCCTCGACGTGATCCGGATCGACACGCCCGCTAGCTTGTTTGCCACCATCGTTCACCCCGACGTGGAGGTAAACACGAAAGACGCCCGGTATATCCTCAAAAACGAGGTGTCGCTGAAGAATGCCATTACCCAGATGGGCAACGTGGCGGGCCTGATTGCGGGCCTCACCAAACCCGATTACGACCTCATTGGCCGCTCGATGGTCGACGTCATTATCGAGCCGGTCCGGTCGATTCTCATTCCCGAATTCAACGAAGTTAAACAGGCCGCGCTCGACAATGGCGCGCTGGGTTGCAGCATTTCGGGTTCCGGCCCGTCTATGTTTGCTCTCAGCCGCGATCTGGAAACGGCGCAGGCCGTGGGCTCCGCCATGCAGCAGGCCTTCCTGTCGGTCGGCATTACCGGCGAGGTGTATGTCTCAGGCATCAACACCGTCGGGCCGAGGGTGATTGAATGTATAATGAATGATGTATGA
- a CDS encoding S49 family peptidase, with translation MNKRSLDLALIASTPWLIEEAAGAALLAAVLAGPLVVDVPEIPVVYEYQYGYYPAAEHPNSTAIVTFSGPIYADWSIAYTMEQMRRIALDANVTSVVLKLNGPGGNANAGEKFANFLRNYPLPVTAWIDYGMAASAHYMLACACSGGIVASRPTDLVGSIGTYLPWQSIKGYLKKMGIEQVDIYAEQSTEKNQEARAAEAGDFSLLKAYVTQIAAGFIEFVKECRSEALVAVKGKDPFKGAIYQATEALELGLIDAIGPIEDAIARVRSQPNTITTSKTNSMNALGFVRIAALNALAGVAADQVTPEQAATLTEQLNAQGYNIVCLSAQQAADAAALTGQVAALTTQLGEANGRAETLQAEVTRLGQQPGQQPTNPQSAADPAPVSDTSGELTPQQELNALPHQAQLATLNWLNKQ, from the coding sequence ATGAATAAGCGCAGCCTGGATCTCGCCCTGATTGCCTCGACGCCCTGGCTCATCGAGGAAGCCGCCGGCGCTGCCTTGCTGGCGGCCGTGCTGGCCGGCCCGCTGGTGGTCGACGTACCGGAAATTCCCGTCGTATACGAGTACCAGTATGGCTATTACCCGGCTGCGGAACATCCCAACAGCACCGCCATTGTGACCTTCTCCGGACCGATCTACGCGGATTGGTCCATCGCCTACACGATGGAACAGATGCGCCGGATCGCGCTCGACGCCAACGTTACGTCGGTGGTGCTGAAGCTCAACGGCCCCGGTGGCAATGCCAATGCCGGCGAGAAATTCGCTAACTTCCTGCGTAACTACCCCCTGCCGGTAACCGCCTGGATCGACTACGGCATGGCCGCCTCAGCCCATTACATGCTGGCCTGCGCCTGCTCGGGTGGGATCGTGGCCAGCCGGCCCACGGATCTAGTCGGCTCGATCGGCACGTACCTGCCCTGGCAGTCGATCAAAGGCTACCTCAAAAAGATGGGGATTGAGCAGGTCGACATCTACGCTGAGCAGAGCACCGAAAAGAACCAGGAGGCCCGCGCGGCCGAAGCCGGCGATTTCTCCCTGCTGAAGGCTTACGTGACCCAGATCGCGGCCGGCTTTATCGAATTCGTCAAAGAATGCCGGAGCGAAGCACTGGTTGCCGTCAAAGGCAAAGACCCGTTTAAAGGGGCAATTTATCAGGCGACTGAGGCCCTGGAACTGGGCCTGATCGATGCCATTGGTCCCATCGAGGATGCCATTGCCCGCGTGCGCAGCCAACCCAACACAATAACTACGTCAAAAACCAATTCCATGAATGCTTTAGGATTTGTGCGCATTGCGGCGCTCAACGCCCTGGCGGGTGTGGCAGCGGATCAGGTGACCCCCGAGCAGGCGGCCACCCTGACCGAGCAACTCAACGCCCAGGGTTACAACATAGTTTGCCTGAGCGCCCAACAGGCGGCCGATGCGGCGGCTTTAACCGGTCAGGTGGCGGCGCTCACCACCCAACTGGGTGAGGCCAACGGCCGGGCAGAAACGCTCCAGGCCGAGGTGACCCGGCTGGGTCAGCAACCCGGCCAGCAGCCCACCAACCCACAGTCGGCCGCCGATCCGGCGCCCGTCAGTGACACATCGGGTGAGTTGACGCCTCAGCAGGAGCTCAACGCGCTACCCCACCAGGCACAACTCGCAACCTTAAACTGGCTTAACAAACAATAA
- a CDS encoding parallel beta-helix domain-containing protein, whose protein sequence is MNRLFTLFLYLLALPLLAQPDVQKKLQTDLILADDGATIDLPAGTFALVSSLSLQDKKNITIRGAGAGNTVLSFKGQTEGAEGLRVSNGRNIVIENLTIQDSKGDCIKTMNVDGITFRNVRVEWTGEPKETNGSYGLYPVQCQNVTIESCTAVGASDAGIYVGQSKQIVVKNCVAWHNVAGIEIENSIGADVYENHAYENTGGILVFDLPDLVQKRGGQVRVFNNRIENNNLDNFAPKGNIVARVPAGTGVLVLATSQVEIFRNQIHNNKSLGTGIISYFMTEEPIRDSLYYPYPTQISIHDNTYSRPAVYPTRKGRMGLMFRFKLRFGKNVPDILWDGVTDDKATRTQPPLCLANNANAQFANIDAANNFKAIRRDDTPYRCTLPALEAVR, encoded by the coding sequence ATGAACCGCCTTTTTACCCTCTTCCTGTACCTGCTCGCGCTGCCGCTCCTGGCCCAGCCCGACGTGCAGAAAAAGCTGCAAACCGACCTGATTCTGGCCGATGACGGCGCGACCATCGACCTGCCCGCCGGTACGTTCGCGCTGGTGAGCAGCCTGTCGTTGCAGGATAAAAAGAACATCACCATCCGGGGGGCGGGCGCGGGCAATACCGTGCTGTCGTTCAAGGGCCAAACCGAAGGCGCCGAGGGGCTGCGCGTGAGCAACGGCCGCAACATCGTGATCGAAAACCTGACCATTCAGGACTCCAAAGGTGATTGCATCAAGACGATGAACGTCGACGGGATCACCTTCCGCAATGTGCGCGTGGAATGGACCGGCGAACCCAAAGAGACCAACGGCTCGTATGGCCTCTACCCCGTGCAGTGCCAGAACGTAACCATCGAGAGCTGCACCGCCGTGGGGGCGTCCGATGCGGGGATCTACGTGGGGCAGTCAAAGCAGATTGTGGTCAAAAACTGCGTGGCCTGGCATAACGTGGCGGGCATCGAAATTGAAAACTCCATCGGAGCCGACGTCTACGAAAACCACGCCTACGAGAACACGGGCGGTATCTTGGTGTTCGACCTGCCCGATCTGGTGCAGAAACGGGGTGGTCAGGTACGTGTCTTTAACAACCGGATCGAGAATAACAACCTCGACAATTTCGCGCCGAAGGGCAACATCGTGGCGCGGGTGCCCGCCGGTACGGGTGTGCTCGTGCTGGCCACCAGTCAGGTCGAGATTTTCAGGAATCAGATCCACAACAACAAGTCGCTCGGGACGGGAATCATCAGTTATTTCATGACCGAAGAACCCATCCGGGATTCGCTCTACTACCCCTACCCCACCCAGATTTCGATTCACGACAACACATATAGCCGCCCGGCCGTGTATCCCACACGCAAGGGACGCATGGGCCTGATGTTCCGGTTCAAACTCCGCTTCGGCAAGAACGTACCTGACATTCTGTGGGATGGCGTCACCGACGACAAAGCGACACGTACCCAGCCGCCGCTCTGCCTGGCCAACAACGCCAACGCCCAGTTTGCCAACATCGACGCCGCCAACAACTTCAAAGCCATCCGCCGCGACGATACGCCCTACCGCTGTACGCTGCCCGCCCTGGAAGCCGTCCGCTGA
- a CDS encoding DUF3267 domain-containing protein, with the protein MNVSPDALPDLGYTLDTELPHDQLVPFVQTYCRKRNPYTIFYWAFNLALILLFLILLFRQPRAALSTSLSQAALGMALFLLVLLPVHEWLHGLAYKHFGASRVTFVAQWRQLVFYCLADRFVANSAELLVVALTPFVVINTLLIAGMALATPPLFWALFSALILHTGGCFGDVGMVSYFYTNRHRNPCTYDDAQQHKSFFFVRA; encoded by the coding sequence ATGAACGTCTCGCCCGACGCGCTGCCCGACCTGGGGTATACCCTCGACACCGAACTCCCGCACGACCAGCTCGTACCCTTCGTGCAGACCTATTGCCGGAAACGCAACCCGTATACGATTTTTTATTGGGCGTTCAACCTAGCCCTCATTCTTCTTTTTCTGATCCTATTATTCCGCCAGCCCCGCGCCGCGCTGTCGACCAGCCTCAGCCAGGCGGCATTGGGCATGGCCCTCTTTCTGCTTGTGCTTCTTCCGGTCCACGAATGGCTGCATGGACTGGCGTATAAACACTTCGGTGCCAGCCGGGTAACGTTTGTGGCGCAGTGGCGGCAATTGGTTTTTTACTGCCTCGCTGACCGCTTCGTCGCCAACTCGGCCGAACTGCTGGTTGTCGCGCTGACGCCCTTCGTCGTGATCAATACGCTGCTGATTGCCGGTATGGCGCTGGCAACGCCGCCGCTGTTCTGGGCCTTGTTTAGTGCGCTGATACTGCACACGGGCGGTTGCTTCGGCGATGTCGGCATGGTTAGCTATTTTTATACAAACCGGCACCGAAACCCCTGCACTTACGACGACGCCCAGCAACACAAATCGTTCTTCTTCGTGCGTGCCTGA
- a CDS encoding helix-turn-helix domain-containing protein, with product MKRSDLIVSPGYLQSKIQIDLYNQIQEYMDARGLNRTQLANELGFSKGYISQVLNGDFDHKISKLIDLSLKVGKVPFIYWKDVRQVIREDSQAISNRTLYMHDVYAPVVIDGVEGWDLCDISDRASRSSKFSAKVTAKITSDESVYI from the coding sequence ATGAAACGGTCAGACCTTATAGTAAGCCCAGGCTATTTGCAAAGCAAGATTCAAATAGACCTGTACAATCAAATTCAAGAGTACATGGATGCTCGTGGCCTAAATCGTACGCAACTAGCTAATGAACTAGGGTTCTCCAAAGGCTATATATCACAGGTATTAAATGGTGACTTTGACCACAAAATCAGCAAACTAATTGATCTCTCACTCAAGGTGGGTAAAGTGCCCTTCATATACTGGAAGGACGTTCGCCAAGTTATTCGAGAGGATAGTCAAGCTATTAGTAATCGTACGCTTTATATGCACGATGTGTATGCGCCCGTAGTAATCGATGGCGTAGAAGGGTGGGATTTATGTGATATTTCCGACAGAGCTAGTAGGTCTTCAAAGTTTAGTGCAAAGGTTACAGCCAAAATAACATCAGATGAGTCGGTCTACATCTAG
- a CDS encoding YciE/YciF ferroxidase family protein: protein MATIGKQIADFFSGGSTTDNDEGLKGLFVNELRGMYYAEQALVDNMPNMADAATTDQVRMAFQQHLEETRNQVTRLERIFDSIGVEADSKTCNAIDGLADDGDEAISTTETGSLTRDAALIIAGQKVEHHEIAAYGSLHALAQLLGYTEAAQLIEQSLQEEKATDKKLTQLAESFVNERAKSEGRGDEAAYSSPNRRNYYDDDDDLNQGNLVGSDASYRNQSGAGYQSGSQSGSGSIYSGGSSTMGGPSTVGGGSTNSGSGYSSGQDVTAGGPLGV from the coding sequence ATGGCAACGATTGGCAAACAAATCGCTGATTTTTTCTCAGGTGGTTCAACAACCGACAATGACGAAGGTCTCAAAGGCTTATTCGTGAACGAACTGCGGGGCATGTATTATGCCGAGCAGGCACTTGTCGACAACATGCCAAACATGGCTGATGCGGCCACCACCGATCAGGTACGTATGGCCTTCCAGCAACATCTGGAAGAAACCCGCAACCAGGTAACCCGCCTCGAACGAATCTTCGATAGCATCGGTGTCGAAGCCGACAGCAAAACCTGCAATGCCATCGATGGCCTCGCCGACGACGGCGATGAAGCCATCAGCACCACCGAAACGGGTTCACTGACCCGCGACGCCGCCCTGATTATCGCCGGGCAGAAAGTGGAGCACCACGAAATTGCCGCCTACGGCTCGTTGCACGCACTGGCTCAGTTGCTGGGTTACACTGAAGCCGCGCAACTGATTGAACAGTCGCTGCAGGAAGAAAAGGCTACCGATAAAAAGCTGACTCAACTGGCCGAATCGTTTGTCAACGAACGGGCAAAATCGGAAGGCCGGGGCGATGAAGCAGCCTATTCAAGCCCGAATCGCCGGAATTACTACGATGATGACGATGACCTCAATCAGGGTAACCTGGTGGGCAGCGACGCCAGCTACCGCAATCAGTCGGGTGCTGGTTACCAAAGCGGCTCGCAGTCGGGCAGCGGCTCAATCTACAGCGGCGGTAGCTCAACCATGGGCGGCCCCTCGACGGTAGGTGGTGGCTCAACCAACAGCGGCTCAGGCTATTCGTCGGGTCAGGACGTGACGGCCGGCGGACCGCTGGGCGTATAA
- a CDS encoding glycosyltransferase has protein sequence MTPQLSIVIPTYKRPGLLRACLAALAEQTVSLMTFEVIVVDDGNDPPTALAARQMAQQTGLTVRYLAQPERRGPAAARNRGWRVALAPLVAFTDDDCLPERTWLATALAQFEQGAQVLTGQLVMPTTAHRATRPETPTSITANLFCRRNVLEFVGGFDEAFDSVWREDRELQFKIIRAGIGISPCPEAVVIHSTPPGPWYAPLRDERRNRYDALLYKRHPQLFREHIPLQTGRVRRYYFSIIALMGGAIGGLLGQPQVALIGLAVWSALTILLFVERLPAQPTPVTLGQALLTSVATPFLSVYWRLHGAVTYRAWYL, from the coding sequence ATGACGCCTCAGCTTTCCATCGTTATTCCCACCTACAAGCGACCCGGCCTGCTCCGTGCTTGCTTAGCCGCCCTGGCCGAACAGACGGTCTCTCTGATGACCTTTGAAGTGATCGTTGTCGACGACGGCAATGACCCACCCACCGCTCTGGCCGCGCGGCAGATGGCCCAGCAAACTGGCCTGACGGTGCGCTACCTGGCCCAGCCTGAACGGCGTGGCCCAGCAGCGGCCCGGAACCGGGGCTGGCGGGTAGCACTAGCCCCCCTGGTCGCCTTTACCGACGACGATTGTCTGCCGGAACGTACCTGGCTGGCCACAGCGTTGGCCCAGTTCGAGCAGGGCGCGCAGGTGCTGACGGGCCAACTCGTCATGCCGACTACCGCTCACCGAGCCACCCGGCCCGAAACGCCTACCTCGATCACGGCCAATCTGTTCTGCCGCCGCAACGTACTGGAGTTTGTCGGCGGGTTCGACGAAGCCTTCGATAGTGTCTGGCGGGAAGACCGCGAGTTGCAGTTCAAAATCATCCGGGCAGGTATCGGTATCAGCCCTTGCCCCGAAGCGGTAGTGATTCATTCAACGCCACCCGGCCCCTGGTATGCCCCCCTGCGCGACGAACGCCGGAACCGGTACGATGCACTGCTCTACAAACGTCACCCGCAGCTCTTCCGCGAACATATTCCCCTTCAGACGGGACGAGTTCGGCGGTATTATTTCTCCATCATCGCCCTGATGGGTGGCGCCATAGGTGGACTACTCGGGCAGCCGCAGGTAGCGCTGATCGGGCTAGCCGTTTGGAGTGCGCTCACCATTCTGCTATTTGTTGAACGGCTACCTGCTCAACCCACCCCCGTTACGTTGGGGCAGGCATTACTCACCAGCGTAGCCACGCCCTTCCTATCGGTCTACTGGCGACTACATGGGGCCGTCACCTATCGCGCCTGGTATCTGTAA
- a CDS encoding JAB domain-containing protein, with amino-acid sequence MIPQTVTPVFSVGEIEVAYRATNDVNRPRPRITKSEVACDVLRHYWSGHMEWREEFYILLLNQANEVLAVYRVSEGGISYTCTDLRVIFQVALGVNATGVILAHNHPSGNLTPSQPDKDETRKIRDAGNLLNIKVLDHLILTSTTYLSFADDGLL; translated from the coding sequence ATGATTCCCCAAACCGTTACGCCTGTCTTTTCAGTGGGTGAAATTGAAGTTGCCTATAGGGCAACAAATGACGTGAACCGCCCCCGGCCCCGTATTACTAAGAGTGAGGTAGCCTGTGATGTATTGCGCCATTATTGGAGTGGGCATATGGAATGGCGGGAAGAATTTTACATTCTGCTTCTTAATCAGGCCAACGAAGTACTAGCCGTTTATCGAGTGTCAGAAGGTGGAATTTCCTATACCTGCACGGACCTACGCGTAATTTTTCAGGTAGCACTGGGCGTAAATGCGACCGGCGTGATTTTGGCGCATAATCACCCATCGGGCAACCTTACGCCCTCTCAGCCAGACAAAGACGAGACCAGAAAAATTAGGGACGCTGGTAACCTGCTAAATATTAAGGTGCTAGACCATTTGATTTTGACATCAACGACGTACCTAAGCTTTGCCGACGATGGACTTTTATAG
- a CDS encoding c-type cytochrome domain-containing protein — MAERARIYLDINCAHCHRPDGPANTSGLNLTIHEQNPTAWGLRKTPVAAGRGSGGHQYDIVAGKPNESILLYRMASTDPGVMMPEVARKVTHQEGVALIREWIEKMNE; from the coding sequence TTGGCCGAGCGGGCGCGTATCTACCTCGACATCAACTGCGCGCACTGCCACCGCCCCGACGGCCCCGCCAACACCAGCGGCCTGAACCTGACGATCCATGAACAAAACCCGACGGCCTGGGGCTTACGCAAAACACCCGTCGCCGCCGGACGTGGCTCGGGCGGGCATCAGTACGACATCGTAGCAGGCAAGCCCAACGAATCGATTTTACTCTACCGGATGGCCTCGACCGACCCCGGCGTGATGATGCCCGAAGTCGCCCGCAAAGTGACGCACCAGGAAGGCGTTGCGCTGATCCGGGAATGGATTGAGAAGATGAATGAATGA
- a CDS encoding C2H2-type zinc finger protein — protein sequence MPDPARQQRLAKNLATLRAGLDNRYVGYTILTEIAADCRALRLCVTDVLTVVVPAQPVAHESPAVAHVCDQCGKSFPTQMALFGHKRVHKPSH from the coding sequence ATGCCTGATCCCGCCCGCCAGCAACGGCTCGCCAAAAACTTGGCCACTCTCCGGGCGGGACTCGATAACCGCTACGTCGGTTATACGATCCTGACTGAAATAGCGGCCGACTGCCGTGCCCTGCGCCTGTGCGTTACCGACGTGCTGACGGTAGTAGTACCGGCTCAGCCTGTAGCCCATGAGTCACCCGCAGTGGCCCACGTCTGTGACCAATGTGGTAAATCGTTTCCTACTCAAATGGCCCTGTTCGGACATAAACGCGTACATAAACCATCCCATTAG